One Lactobacillus crispatus DNA segment encodes these proteins:
- a CDS encoding type Z 30S ribosomal protein S14 — MAKTSQIIRNKQKAKYSTREYTRCERCGRPHSVYRKFGLCRECMRELAHQGQLPGVKKASW, encoded by the coding sequence ATGGCAAAAACATCACAAATTATTCGTAATAAGCAAAAAGCAAAATATTCAACTAGAGAGTACACCCGTTGTGAACGCTGCGGGCGACCACATTCAGTTTATCGGAAGTTTGGTTTATGCAGAGAATGCATGAGAGAATTGGCTCATCAAGGTCAACTTCCAGGTGTTAAGAAGGCTAGTTGGTAA
- a CDS encoding VanZ family protein, giving the protein MDKFHFTKREKIFLLLALLVLVALFISSSMTYQQQEIHDNKINRYFGWLENIVAGWDFTYGGRIHNVQVDGRAGLAQFVLRKMAHFGSYFLLGGFGYLGLRRIFKIKWVAPVLTWFMAIAFAAFDEYHQFLTGDRTPSVHDVMLDGAGALTAILLIMLVLFIKHRFFDQKKQV; this is encoded by the coding sequence ATGGATAAATTTCATTTTACTAAACGAGAAAAAATCTTTTTACTGCTTGCTTTATTGGTGCTAGTTGCATTGTTCATTTCTAGTTCAATGACTTATCAACAGCAGGAAATTCATGACAATAAAATTAACCGTTATTTTGGCTGGTTAGAGAATATCGTTGCTGGCTGGGATTTTACTTACGGTGGTCGTATTCACAATGTGCAAGTTGATGGTCGAGCAGGGCTGGCCCAATTTGTTTTACGTAAAATGGCTCACTTTGGTTCTTATTTTTTACTAGGTGGTTTTGGCTATTTAGGATTAAGAAGAATTTTCAAAATCAAATGGGTAGCACCAGTTTTAACTTGGTTTATGGCAATTGCATTTGCTGCGTTTGATGAATATCATCAATTTTTAACAGGTGATAGAACACCGAGCGTGCACGATGTAATGCTTGATGGAGCAGGGGCTTTAACGGCAATTTTGCTGATAATGCTAGTATTGTTTATTAAACACAGATTTTTTGACCAGAAAAAACAAGTTTAA
- a CDS encoding SDR family oxidoreductase, whose translation MQVLVAGATGRVGKAVIKRLVDEGYDVIAAARRENAVEVVDPEHVTVQHLDFHDSLAKIEDEIGHPDAVIFVAGSRGKDLLQTDLNGAVKLMKAAEANGVKRYVQLSSAFALDQDKWAEIPSLASIIDYDIAKYFSDEWLIHNTNLDYTIIQPGNLMEKPATGKTSFTPEGGENSIDDVAQVLVDSLKYDNTIHQVIIMHDGDTPIDEALSKVK comes from the coding sequence ATGCAAGTACTTGTAGCAGGTGCAACAGGTCGTGTTGGTAAGGCTGTCATTAAAAGATTAGTTGATGAAGGATACGATGTAATTGCTGCAGCTAGACGTGAAAATGCTGTAGAAGTCGTCGATCCAGAACATGTGACTGTTCAACATTTAGATTTTCATGATTCATTGGCAAAGATTGAGGATGAAATTGGTCACCCAGATGCAGTGATTTTTGTAGCAGGTTCTCGTGGAAAGGACTTATTGCAAACTGACTTAAATGGCGCAGTTAAGCTGATGAAGGCTGCTGAAGCTAATGGCGTTAAGCGTTACGTTCAACTAAGCTCCGCCTTTGCGCTTGACCAAGACAAGTGGGCAGAAATTCCTTCTCTTGCAAGCATTATTGATTATGATATTGCTAAGTACTTTTCCGATGAATGGTTAATTCATAATACTAATTTGGATTATACGATCATTCAACCAGGTAACTTAATGGAGAAGCCAGCAACGGGTAAGACATCATTTACTCCAGAAGGTGGAGAAAATTCGATTGATGATGTTGCTCAGGTATTGGTTGATAGCCTAAAGTATGATAATACGATTCATCAAGTAATTATTATGCATGATGGGGACACACCAATTGATGAAGCATTAAGCAAAGTTAAATAA